The following coding sequences lie in one bacterium genomic window:
- a CDS encoding (Fe-S)-binding protein produces the protein MTEPLKGPGPVIPSDAREELDALLRRCIQCGLCLPVCATWLATGDETMSPRGRLLLWGEVLADPAAAGADSGWHEALDSCLGCLACTAVCPSGVPAALLATAVATAREAGPGRAPEKTAALVSRLDTPARLRFLGLSARLGRAGLRLVLGADWRARAATGRPWRALARLVDAGPRAPRADRDLLRRLDALAGVPPTKSPVPSRRLAADPAANPSVRTRLLWFAGCANEGLLPDSSRRLRDVMAWAGAELVTTAGAGCCGALAEHAGRPERASELREQNLAAWGAAAGAAAIITEAAGCGVAVRAYGERLPSPQLDAIAWLAGATHPPFGEVPLKVALHDPCHARHGQGLVAEPRRLLRAIPGLVLLEPDEADACCGSGGLWSLGHPELAGALGARKAAVLAATGADLVVTANPGCQGQIARGLAGLPQSGPPILPLGDLLWYAAVRGAMTAGG, from the coding sequence ATGACTGAGCCGCTCAAAGGCCCGGGACCCGTAATCCCGAGCGATGCGCGCGAAGAGCTCGATGCGTTGCTCCGGCGCTGCATCCAGTGCGGCCTGTGCCTGCCGGTCTGCGCCACCTGGCTGGCCACCGGTGACGAGACGATGTCGCCTCGCGGTCGCCTGCTGCTGTGGGGAGAGGTGCTGGCCGATCCGGCTGCCGCCGGCGCCGATTCCGGCTGGCACGAGGCCCTGGACAGCTGCCTCGGGTGCCTGGCCTGCACCGCCGTCTGCCCGAGCGGTGTGCCGGCCGCATTGCTGGCCACGGCGGTGGCCACGGCGCGCGAGGCCGGTCCCGGACGCGCCCCGGAAAAGACGGCTGCGCTGGTCAGCCGCCTGGACACCCCGGCGCGCCTGCGGTTTCTGGGCCTGTCCGCGCGCCTGGGCCGCGCCGGGCTGCGCCTGGTCCTGGGCGCCGACTGGCGGGCGCGGGCCGCCACAGGCCGGCCCTGGCGAGCCCTGGCGCGCCTGGTCGACGCGGGGCCCCGGGCCCCGCGGGCCGATCGCGATCTCCTGCGCCGCCTGGATGCCCTGGCGGGTGTGCCCCCGACGAAGTCGCCAGTGCCGAGCCGCCGCCTTGCCGCCGACCCTGCTGCCAACCCGTCGGTGCGCACACGGCTGCTCTGGTTCGCGGGCTGCGCCAACGAAGGTCTGCTACCAGATTCCTCGCGTCGGCTGCGCGACGTCATGGCCTGGGCGGGGGCCGAACTGGTGACGACAGCCGGTGCCGGGTGCTGCGGCGCGCTGGCGGAGCACGCCGGGCGCCCCGAACGCGCCTCGGAACTGCGTGAACAGAACCTGGCCGCGTGGGGCGCTGCGGCCGGCGCCGCGGCTATCATCACCGAGGCGGCAGGTTGCGGCGTTGCTGTCCGCGCCTACGGCGAACGCCTGCCCTCGCCCCAGCTTGACGCTATCGCCTGGCTGGCCGGCGCGACGCATCCGCCGTTCGGCGAGGTGCCGCTGAAGGTCGCCCTGCACGACCCCTGCCACGCCCGGCACGGTCAGGGCCTGGTGGCGGAACCGCGTCGGCTGCTGCGCGCCATTCCCGGGCTGGTTCTGCTCGAGCCGGACGAAGCGGATGCCTGTTGCGGCAGCGGTGGCCTGTGGTCGCTGGGCCATCCCGAACTGGCGGGCGCGCTGGGGGCGCGCAAGGCGGCCGTCCTGGCGGCGACCGGCGCCGACCTGGTCGTCACCGCGAATCCGGGCTGCCAGGGCCAGATCGCGCGCGGACTGGCGGGGCTGCCGCAGTCAGGTCCTCCGATCCTGCCCCTGGGGGATCTCCTGTGGTACGCCGCTGTGCGGGGAGCGATGACGGCAGGAGGATGA
- a CDS encoding FAD-binding protein, which produces MNDTQTALLRALADRLGPGGLLTGSAALSVYSRDASHLSGGRPLAVALPACEEDIAHVIGLCAAAGVPVVARGAGTGLSGGAVPCEDALVLGTARLVALGPVDAVVGAVRAQPGVLNATLTRRAAPHGLHFAPDPSSQVASTIGGNIAENAGGPHCLRLGVTSHHLRALDWCDARGRSWTTGEPVAVSRGIDLRGLLCGSEGTLGIVTGAWLQLTPTPPAVVTLLASFPVLEHATAAVPRLLQAGLLPVAVEIIDKAMVLTVEEAFGFGLPCDVEAVMIAELAGDAAAVGPQAELACRILGDAGAREVRRAADEEQRLALWQCRKRAFGAVGRLSPNYVSMDIVVPLGELPGLVREIQDVRRESGLKIATAFHAGDGNLHPAVHYDERREGETARAHAVADTIIRAALRRRGSVTGEHGVGLEKRHALPWQIDAVTASLLHGIKAACDQDGLLNPGKALPVPGPAASFASLPPAPADCRFAWDDLTVSAPVATPLASLQAAALARGLWLPLGLAGNGDGPGLESAVTLGELTDRLLVGPLALARATARDLLLEAWATTGDGRPFHVGAPVFKNVAGYDLPRLLCGSDGRLARLQAVTLQLRPAPVEAWAWRLEADPEREGAPGAVAALLAALAAGGDGLAGSQAIITRDLTGRWRQAVLLAAGDASVHAALEASVDGMSPALACRTVATLRAPFAEASGLARSAGAPDWALAGPDWTGTAAAARAPGGRAAGRPDPAGLAGAPAAGLVPRGDSAAGRLACRRDHRRWKAAAVAEAGGRGPDGAAAPPQAVFRSRRDAGWTRLAAGGGR; this is translated from the coding sequence ATGAATGACACGCAGACAGCCCTGCTGCGGGCACTGGCCGACCGGCTGGGTCCCGGCGGCCTGCTGACCGGGAGCGCCGCACTGTCGGTGTACTCCCGCGACGCTTCGCACCTGTCGGGAGGCCGTCCGCTGGCGGTGGCGTTGCCGGCGTGCGAAGAGGACATCGCCCACGTGATCGGGTTGTGCGCTGCCGCCGGCGTGCCGGTGGTGGCGCGCGGGGCCGGCACCGGACTGAGCGGCGGCGCGGTGCCTTGCGAGGATGCGCTGGTCCTGGGTACGGCGCGCCTGGTCGCGCTCGGCCCGGTCGATGCCGTGGTCGGCGCGGTGCGCGCCCAGCCCGGGGTGCTCAATGCAACGCTCACGCGCCGCGCTGCGCCGCACGGCCTTCATTTCGCACCGGACCCGTCCAGCCAGGTCGCCTCGACGATCGGCGGCAACATCGCCGAGAACGCCGGCGGCCCTCATTGCCTGCGCCTGGGCGTCACCAGCCATCACCTGCGAGCGCTCGACTGGTGCGATGCGCGCGGACGCAGCTGGACCACGGGCGAGCCCGTGGCCGTGTCACGCGGCATCGACCTGCGTGGGCTTCTCTGCGGCAGCGAGGGCACGCTCGGCATCGTCACGGGGGCCTGGCTGCAACTGACCCCGACGCCGCCCGCGGTCGTGACGCTGCTGGCGTCGTTCCCCGTGCTCGAACACGCCACCGCGGCAGTGCCGCGCCTCCTGCAGGCAGGGCTGCTGCCGGTGGCCGTCGAGATCATCGACAAGGCCATGGTGCTCACGGTGGAGGAGGCCTTCGGATTCGGCCTTCCCTGCGATGTCGAGGCGGTGATGATCGCCGAACTGGCCGGCGATGCCGCGGCCGTCGGGCCGCAGGCCGAGCTGGCCTGCCGGATCCTGGGCGATGCAGGCGCGCGCGAGGTGCGCCGCGCCGCCGACGAGGAACAGCGCCTGGCGCTGTGGCAGTGCCGCAAGCGCGCGTTCGGCGCCGTTGGCCGCCTCTCGCCGAACTACGTCAGCATGGACATCGTGGTGCCGCTCGGCGAACTGCCGGGACTGGTGCGCGAGATCCAGGACGTGCGCCGCGAGTCCGGCCTGAAGATCGCGACCGCGTTCCATGCCGGCGACGGCAACCTGCATCCGGCCGTGCACTACGACGAACGCCGTGAAGGCGAGACGGCGCGGGCCCACGCGGTCGCCGACACCATCATCCGCGCGGCCCTGCGCCGACGCGGCAGCGTGACCGGCGAGCACGGTGTGGGACTCGAGAAGCGGCATGCGCTGCCCTGGCAGATCGACGCCGTCACGGCCTCGCTGTTGCACGGCATCAAGGCGGCCTGCGATCAGGATGGCCTGCTCAATCCGGGAAAGGCGCTGCCCGTGCCCGGCCCGGCTGCGTCATTCGCGTCGCTGCCACCGGCGCCGGCAGACTGCCGTTTCGCCTGGGACGACCTCACGGTCAGCGCGCCGGTGGCGACGCCCCTGGCGTCGCTGCAGGCCGCGGCGCTCGCCCGCGGCCTGTGGTTGCCCCTCGGGCTTGCCGGCAACGGCGATGGACCGGGACTCGAATCCGCCGTCACGCTCGGGGAGCTCACGGACCGGCTGCTCGTCGGCCCGTTGGCGCTGGCCCGTGCGACGGCTCGCGACCTCCTGCTCGAAGCGTGGGCGACAACGGGGGACGGACGTCCGTTCCACGTTGGTGCACCGGTGTTCAAGAACGTTGCGGGCTACGACCTGCCGCGGTTGCTCTGCGGTTCCGACGGGCGGCTCGCGCGCCTGCAGGCGGTGACGCTGCAGTTGAGGCCCGCACCGGTCGAGGCCTGGGCCTGGCGCCTTGAGGCCGACCCGGAGCGGGAGGGTGCGCCCGGAGCCGTCGCCGCCCTGCTCGCGGCGCTGGCGGCCGGCGGCGACGGCCTGGCCGGAAGCCAGGCGATCATCACCCGTGACCTGACCGGTCGCTGGCGGCAGGCCGTGCTGCTGGCCGCCGGTGATGCGAGTGTGCACGCCGCGCTGGAAGCGTCCGTCGACGGCATGTCGCCCGCGCTGGCCTGCCGCACGGTTGCGACGCTGCGCGCACCGTTTGCCGAGGCTTCCGGGCTGGCGCGCTCGGCCGGGGCGCCGGATTGGGCGCTGGCCGGCCCCGATTGGACCGGCACTGCAGCCGCTGCCCGGGCGCCAGGCGGGCGTGCTGCCGGCAGGCCCGATCCGGCTGGTCTGGCAGGCGCACCCGCGGCTGGCCTGGTGCCCCGGGGTGACAGCGCCGCCGGGCGGCTGGCATGCCGACGTGATCATCGCCGATGGAAGGCCGCAGCCGTTGCCGAAGCCGGCGGCAGAGGTCCCGACGGCGCTGCTGCGCCGCCTCAAGCGGTGTTTCGATCCCGACGGGACGCTGGGTGGACCCGATTGGCTGCTGGAGGGGGCCGATGA